From a region of the Rhinatrema bivittatum chromosome 15, aRhiBiv1.1, whole genome shotgun sequence genome:
- the CLDN8 gene encoding claudin-8, with translation MALYIIQIIGLILGGIGMILTCIVTGMPQWRISIMVESNCQTSQKRIDGQWLSRWEGLWTTCISQANIHMQCNSYESLVSVTPDLKAGRVLMTFAIILSILAFLTAIIGMLFTRCFGQSARGKYCLLLTAGIAFILAAILVLIPVSWTTNNIISERDAMCKTAQRQEMGEAIFLAWPTILFLFIAGVILCCFYPRYDRNESCNYPPSLQHSQKSLYAPCQIEKKPASLYSRSQYI, from the coding sequence ATGGCGCTCTACATAATTCAAATCATTGGGCTGATACTGGGTGGTATTGGCATGATTCTGACTTGTATTGTGACAGGAATGCCTCAGTGGAGAATATCTATCATGGTTGAAAGTAATTGCCAAACTTCACAAAAACGCATCGATGGACAGTGGCTCAGCCGATGGGAAGGCCTGTGGACAACATGCATCAGTCAAGCCAACATCCACATGCAGTGCAATAGCTATGAATCCTTGGTGTCTGTCACCCCTGATCTTAAGGCTGGCAGAGTGCTAATGACCTTTGCAATAATATTATCAATTCTTGCCTTTCTAACAGCAATTATCGGCATGCTGTTCACGCGTTGCTTTGGGCAGAGTGCGCGCGGCAAGTATTGCTTGCTACTAACTGCTGGAATTGCTTTCATCTTGGCTGCTATTCTTGTTCTGATCCCAGTAAGCTGGACTACCAATAACATCATTAGCGAACGTGATGCGATGTGTAAAACCGCACAGCGACAAGAGATGGGAGAAGCAATCTTCCTAGCCtggcccactatcctgtttcttTTCATTGCAGGAGTAATATTGTGTTGCTTTTATCCTCGTTATGACAGAAACGAAAGCTGCAACTATCCACCATCTCTACAACACTCTCAGAAGTCACTATATGCGCCTTGTCAGATAGAAAAGAAACCAGCAAGTCTGTATTCCAGAAGTCAGTATATCTAA